The following are encoded together in the Bubalus kerabau isolate K-KA32 ecotype Philippines breed swamp buffalo chromosome 3, PCC_UOA_SB_1v2, whole genome shotgun sequence genome:
- the FANCE gene encoding Fanconi anemia group E protein isoform X2 → MEALEAETARAEDAEPAAPWARLEAPGRLLLQALQAGPDGARRGLGVLRTLSGRGGEPFAWNGVLEALCREEPVVEGPDCRLELKPLLLRLPPLCRRNLMSLLMAVWPSLPESRLLPVLQVARQDPSPDPDPWLRALGEFLQRDLSAGVSTDGTSPLSERCQRQLQGLCRRLGQGGRKLKLPPTPDSEGEGGQEEDKDSQQPGKRRKEPEEEPVSPEGERAPKRLRCLEKEEEEEEGHEEKKPEHESLESLADGGGASSITNQAVMGPEPSEAGQSLKDAKGLPESLELPKVIQDQVPRLQQLLKTLGKVDLLCAQLQLPQLLDTGLLQLCTWLLALSPDLSLGNATVLTRSLFLGRILSLTSSASRLLTTALTSFCTKYPYAVCRALLGPVLQAPGIGPAQTELLCCLTKDKALEPDVQVLMLGQILELPWKEEAFLVLQSLLERQVEMPPEKFSVLMEKLCKEGPVATTSMAYAKLLLTVMTKYQANITEPQKLGLAAAVELHTTFLRKSLQAALRHLTP, encoded by the exons ATGGAGGCCTTGGAGGCTGAGACCGCTCGGGCTGAGGACGCAGAGCCGGCGGCGCCCTGGGCTCGGCTGGAGGCCCCCGGCCGCCTCCTGCTGCAGGCGCTGCAGGCCGGGCCCGACGGGGCGCGGCGTGGTCTAGGGGTGCTGCGGACACTGAGCGGCCGCGGTGGGGAGCCCTTTGCCTGGAACGGCGTCCTCGAGGCGCTGTGCCGGGAGGAACCCGTCGTGGAGGGCCCGGACTGTCGCCTGGAGCT GAAACCACTGCTGCTGCGATTGCCCCCGTTATGCCGGAGAAACCTGATGTCCCTGCTCATGGCTGTTTGGCCATCGCTGCCCGAAAGCAGGCTCCTCCCTGTGCTGCAGGTTGCGAGGCAGGATCCAAGTCCTGACCCTGATCCCTGGCTCCGGGCCCTTGGAGAATTTCTGCAAAGGGATCTGAGTGCTGGTGTCTCCACTGATGGAACGTCCCCACTGTCTGAAAGGTGCCAGAGACAGCTCCAAGGCCTGTGTAGGCGGCTGGGCCAAGGGGGCAGGAAGTTGAAGTTGCCCCCGACTCCAGATTCTGAAGGagaaggagggcaggaggaggacaaGGACTCCCAGCAGCCTGGGAAACGCAGGAAGGAGCCAGAGGAAGAGCCTGTCAGTCCTGAGGGGGAGAGGGCCCCCAAAAGGCTCCGGTGtttggaaaaggaagaagaggaagaagaaggtcatgaggagaagaAACCTGAACACGAATCTTTGGAATCCCTGGCTGATGGAGGAGGTGCATCATCCATCACGAACCAGGCTGTCATGGGACCTGAGCCCAGTGAGGCTGGTCAGAGTCTAAAGGATGCTAAGGGCCTACCTGAGAGTTTGGAGTTGCCCAAAGTTATCCAG GACCAGGTTCCCAGGCTGCAGCAGCTGCTCAAGACCCTTGGGAAG GTGGACCTGCTGTGTGCCCAGCTGCAGCTCCCGCAGCTCCTGGACACAGGTCTCCTCCAGCTCTGCACCTGGCTGCTGGCCTTGTCACCAGACCTCAGCCTGGGCAATGCCACTGTGCTGACCAGGAGCCTCTTCCTTGGACGG ATTCTCTCCCTGACTTCCTCAGCCTCCCGCCTGCTCACGACTGCCCTGACCTCCTTCTGTACCAAGTACCCCTATGCTGTCTGCAGAGCCCTCCTTGGCCCTGTGCTCCAAGCCCCAGGAATAG GTCCAGCTCAAACAGAGTTACTGTGTTGCCTTACAAAGGACAAGGCCCTGGAGCCAGACGTGCAGGTTCTAATGCTGGG ACAGATCTTGGAGCTGCCCTGGAAGGAGGAGGCTTTCTTGGTGCTGCAGTCACTCCTGGAGCGGCAG GTGGAGATGCCCCCTGAGAAGTTCAGTGTGTTGATGGAGAAACTCTGTAAAGAGGGGCCAGTGGCCACCACATCCATGGCCTATGCCAAGCTCCTGCTGACAGTGATGACAAAGTATCAGGCCAAC ATCACTGAGCCCCAGAAGCTGGGCCTGGCTGCAGCTGTGGAACTCCACACCACTTTCCTGAGGAAGTCCCTGCAGGCTGCCCTGAGACATCTGACCCCCTGA
- the RPL10A gene encoding large ribosomal subunit protein uL1, giving the protein MSSKVSRDTLYEAVREVLHGNQRKRRKFLETVELQISLKNYDPQKDKRFSGTVRLKSTPRPKFSVCVLGDQQHCDEAKAVDIPHMDIEALKKLNKNKKLVKKLAKKYDAFLASESLIKQIPRILGPGLNKAGKFPSLLTHNENMVAKVDEVKSTIKFQMKKVLCLAVAVGHVKMTDDELVYNIHLAVNFLVSLLKKNWQNVRALYIKSTMGKPQRLY; this is encoded by the exons ATGAG CAGCAAAGTCTCCCGCGACACCCTCTACGAGGCGGTGCGGGAAGTCCTGCACGGGAACCAGCGCAAGCGCAGAAA gtttttggaGACGGTGGAGCTTCAGatcagcctgaagaactatgaccCTCAGAAGGACAAACGCTTCTCGGGCACCGTCAG GCTTAAGTCCACTCCCCGCCCCAAGTTCTCCGTGTGTGTCTTGGGGGACCAGCAGCATTGTGATGAGGCCAAGGCTGTGGATATCCCCCACATGGACATCGAGGCGCTGAAAAAACTCAACAAGAATAAAAAACTGGTCAAGAAGCTGG CCAAGAAATATGATGCCTTTTTGGCTTcagagtctctgatcaagcagatcCCCCGAATCCTGGGCCCAGGCCTGAACAAGGCTGGCAAGTTCCCTTCCTTGCTGACCCACAATGAGAACATGGTGGCCAAAGTTGATGAAGTGAAGTCCACGATCAAGTTCCAGATGAagaag GTGCTGTGTCTGGCAGTGGCTGTTGGCCACGTgaagatgacagatgatgagcTTGTGTACAACATCCACTTAGCTGTCAACTTCCTGGTGTCATTGCTCAAGAAAAATTGGCAGAACGTCAGGGCCTTGTACATTAAGAGCACCATGGGCAAGCCCCAGCGTCTGTACTAA
- the FANCE gene encoding Fanconi anemia group E protein isoform X1, translated as MEALEAETARAEDAEPAAPWARLEAPGRLLLQALQAGPDGARRGLGVLRTLSGRGGEPFAWNGVLEALCREEPVVEGPDCRLELKPLLLRLPPLCRRNLMSLLMAVWPSLPESRLLPVLQVARQDPSPDPDPWLRALGEFLQRDLSAGVSTDGTSPLSERCQRQLQGLCRRLGQGGRKLKLPPTPDSEGEGGQEEDKDSQQPGKRRKEPEEEPVSPEGERAPKRLRCLEKEEEEEEGHEEKKPEHESLESLADGGGASSITNQAVMGPEPSEAGQSLKDAKGLPESLELPKVIQDQVPRLQQLLKTLGKGLEGLEGTPPVELQLFQECSPGQVDLLCAQLQLPQLLDTGLLQLCTWLLALSPDLSLGNATVLTRSLFLGRILSLTSSASRLLTTALTSFCTKYPYAVCRALLGPVLQAPGIGPAQTELLCCLTKDKALEPDVQVLMLGQILELPWKEEAFLVLQSLLERQVEMPPEKFSVLMEKLCKEGPVATTSMAYAKLLLTVMTKYQANITEPQKLGLAAAVELHTTFLRKSLQAALRHLTP; from the exons ATGGAGGCCTTGGAGGCTGAGACCGCTCGGGCTGAGGACGCAGAGCCGGCGGCGCCCTGGGCTCGGCTGGAGGCCCCCGGCCGCCTCCTGCTGCAGGCGCTGCAGGCCGGGCCCGACGGGGCGCGGCGTGGTCTAGGGGTGCTGCGGACACTGAGCGGCCGCGGTGGGGAGCCCTTTGCCTGGAACGGCGTCCTCGAGGCGCTGTGCCGGGAGGAACCCGTCGTGGAGGGCCCGGACTGTCGCCTGGAGCT GAAACCACTGCTGCTGCGATTGCCCCCGTTATGCCGGAGAAACCTGATGTCCCTGCTCATGGCTGTTTGGCCATCGCTGCCCGAAAGCAGGCTCCTCCCTGTGCTGCAGGTTGCGAGGCAGGATCCAAGTCCTGACCCTGATCCCTGGCTCCGGGCCCTTGGAGAATTTCTGCAAAGGGATCTGAGTGCTGGTGTCTCCACTGATGGAACGTCCCCACTGTCTGAAAGGTGCCAGAGACAGCTCCAAGGCCTGTGTAGGCGGCTGGGCCAAGGGGGCAGGAAGTTGAAGTTGCCCCCGACTCCAGATTCTGAAGGagaaggagggcaggaggaggacaaGGACTCCCAGCAGCCTGGGAAACGCAGGAAGGAGCCAGAGGAAGAGCCTGTCAGTCCTGAGGGGGAGAGGGCCCCCAAAAGGCTCCGGTGtttggaaaaggaagaagaggaagaagaaggtcatgaggagaagaAACCTGAACACGAATCTTTGGAATCCCTGGCTGATGGAGGAGGTGCATCATCCATCACGAACCAGGCTGTCATGGGACCTGAGCCCAGTGAGGCTGGTCAGAGTCTAAAGGATGCTAAGGGCCTACCTGAGAGTTTGGAGTTGCCCAAAGTTATCCAG GACCAGGTTCCCAGGCTGCAGCAGCTGCTCAAGACCCTTGGGAAG GGGTTGGAAGGACTGGAGGGCACCCCACCAGTTGAGCTGCAGCTTTTCCAGGAGTGCAGTCCTGGCCAG GTGGACCTGCTGTGTGCCCAGCTGCAGCTCCCGCAGCTCCTGGACACAGGTCTCCTCCAGCTCTGCACCTGGCTGCTGGCCTTGTCACCAGACCTCAGCCTGGGCAATGCCACTGTGCTGACCAGGAGCCTCTTCCTTGGACGG ATTCTCTCCCTGACTTCCTCAGCCTCCCGCCTGCTCACGACTGCCCTGACCTCCTTCTGTACCAAGTACCCCTATGCTGTCTGCAGAGCCCTCCTTGGCCCTGTGCTCCAAGCCCCAGGAATAG GTCCAGCTCAAACAGAGTTACTGTGTTGCCTTACAAAGGACAAGGCCCTGGAGCCAGACGTGCAGGTTCTAATGCTGGG ACAGATCTTGGAGCTGCCCTGGAAGGAGGAGGCTTTCTTGGTGCTGCAGTCACTCCTGGAGCGGCAG GTGGAGATGCCCCCTGAGAAGTTCAGTGTGTTGATGGAGAAACTCTGTAAAGAGGGGCCAGTGGCCACCACATCCATGGCCTATGCCAAGCTCCTGCTGACAGTGATGACAAAGTATCAGGCCAAC ATCACTGAGCCCCAGAAGCTGGGCCTGGCTGCAGCTGTGGAACTCCACACCACTTTCCTGAGGAAGTCCCTGCAGGCTGCCCTGAGACATCTGACCCCCTGA